The following is a genomic window from Pseudophryne corroboree isolate aPseCor3 chromosome 3, aPseCor3.hap2, whole genome shotgun sequence.
GATTTATGAAATTGTGTTACTTGTTTGTGGAAACAATTACAATTAAGTCATTGCACAGTGACTttaatttcttttatttatttacatcTACTACACATGTGTGGCATGTCTGAATTCTATATATGTTTTAATGTAGAatatttgctcccagtagtttCTTTTCTTATACTGattttatatattaatttattttatttcctgTGTAAGTTTGTGTGACACAGATTATTATATTATCTGTATCACACCTTATTTGTCTTTGGTAGCTATCTATTTGCTAAGAGGATTGACACTCATCTTTTAAGGTTGGCTGCTGCAATTTTGCACTTTGTGGACACACTTTGGGTTCCcttttgtgcacagtttgctgccagCATCATTTATTGTGTATGTCCAGTGCAGGGATGAAAATCACACATGGAGAATTCACAGTTCTGTTCTTCAATAGACTGTTGTATACCACTTCTATTTGTCTCCTCTTCCAAAGTGTGGAGAATCAGGAGGACAAGGGTACACTGTTTTTTAAATTTTCATGTGATTGAAGAATGGAAGCCTGTGAGGATTTAATAGAATCATAAAGACTGTATATAGTTAATGATAGGTGAACGTCATGAGAATTTGTTGGGATCCTGTGGTTTAAATTGATGGgagagtgttttttttttcaaatttgaaGTATATATGCGTAAAGAGAATATGTGTCATTGGAATTTGCTGTGATCCTGTGTTTTATATTGTACAATATACTCCCAGAAAAATTGATGGGGAATTACCATGTATTAGATTACTAATAAAAGAAATGAGAGGTTGGATGGAACCAAAGATAGTTTATTTCCCACTGAACCTTGACCTGTGATGTGCAGTGCAGAAGTCACCCAGATCTCAAGAAAATTTTGGTGGAATAGATTTCAATCCAGAGTGAATCTGATTTAGGACAGATGTTGGTATAGAGTAGTTAAAGTTGAAGGGAATTCCTTGGATATTTCATGTGTTTCTGTAATATATTGGGTTCTTAGTGATCTCCCTGCGTGCCTGAAGAGTCTCACAATATTTTTAAGGCATGGCTGCTTGGGCACAAtatattgatgatgatgttgtcactctCTACTCACCATGGAGGAAAACTGGGGAGAAGAATAAAATTGATGTGTGCAACAAGAAAATTACCACTAATAGCTACATGAAAGGTTGTACGTCCAAGGACATGTGATGAATTACACGTGATTTGTGTTCAGTGAAATGTGCTGATTAGCAGAAGATGTGAGATACATTACAGGGCCTCTGTGCTTCATTCACTGTTGATTGCTGCATTACAGAGGATCTCTGCCCAAAGTGCTGTATTACATGTGATGTGCAATTAATTGCAATAACTATGTGAAAAGGATAGAAAGTATTAGAGCATAGCATACGTTTAATGCAGTAGTGGATGTACTATAATGTAGGTCAACTTTATGACCAACCTCTTAGACAGATAAATACATGCCCTCTGTAGTTCTGCAAACATTCAGTAGGTGTTGCTTTACAAATCTCTGTTAAATGCTTTGTCAAAAGATATCAAGTAAGTGGCAAGTTTGTTCAGGATTAACAGGCACAACCCCACAGACAGATCAATAGGCAAGATGATGCTGAGCTGGACTGCTCTGAACACATTTTTAACATTGATCATATGTTTTCCCATAcacatttctttttaaatttcaGCAATACGTCTTTGACGTCTTTGTTCTTTAAACTGTAAATGAAAGGATTTAACATTGGCACCAAAACAGCATATACAAGAGAAAAccacttgtcctgtttggaagagtaGTTAGATGTGGGTTGTATGTGCAAAGATATTATTGTCCCATACAATAAAATAATGCAGGTCAGATGGGAGGAGCAGGTAGAAAATGCTTTAGATTGACCTTTAGCAGATTTTATATTTAAGATTGCTGAAATGATGAAAATATATGAGACTAAAGTGAAAAGAAATGTAATAAATCCCAATATtgttccttcagtgtagtttagcaTTTCTACTGCAGATACATCACTGCAAGAGATCTTTAACAATGGTGCAATGTCACAGAAGATGTGGCTGATTCCATGAGAAGCACAAAAGGACATCTTAGATATAAGGACAGCATGTCCAATAGGGTTTAAAAACCCAAATGTCCAGGCTGTAACTAAAAGGCCGGCACAGTGTATTATACTCATTTTAGTGATATAATTAAGGGGGTGACAGATGGCAACATAGCGGTCATATGCCATGGCTGTAAGCAGGACAACTTCAGTGCTACCTAATAGCAAAAATACATACAGCTGAGCTATACATTCCCAGAATGAGATTATGTTATACTTGGTGATGAGCATATATAATAGTTTAGGAATAATATTTGAGGTGGAAGCAATGTCAATGACGGAGAGATTCATTAAGAAGATGTACATAGGAGTGTGCATGTTGGGAGCCACACAAATCACAGCAATAATGGTGACATTTCCACAAATAACAACAAGGTAGGAAATGAATAATATTACTATCATAAAGTATTGGAGTATTATGTCTTCAGTCAAGTCCTCAAATGAGAATTCTGTTGTATTAAATGGTTCTTCAAATAACACTTCTGTATAATAAAAAaacaagatttatatatatatatatgtatatatatatatatatatatatatatatatatatataaaaagaaatagagacctaggcgctaTAGTACAGACATgcggtggagaaaataataaagaacactcttttaacccttttaagagtagcagctcataatacaaggttagtgtatggtatacacaTAAATAAAAATAGGTAGTGAAGAAAAATAAGCGCTGTTGAGTGTAGTGATAAATAtaacggaaatactcaggtgggtTAAGAAATTAATatggccttggacacttatctggtAAGTAACAACTTCCAGCCGATATTCATCATTTTTGGATTAGCATGtaaaaaagaagaaacagcaaaacatagtgtgtatcgttcataaATTAAAATGATGCGATTCGCAATATGAGGCACGagcttagggaactagcttattcccaataaaatgtaatctgtaacttcacaacataaaatatagatttaatgaacaatcacataaaaacggctagacaacacacgtacaagatttaaaattataaaagcttatctgtccatttaaGGGAATAGGGAGGTCAGCAACAAACTATCCCAGCGGCACAAGATAGCCAAAGgttatgcatacaggataaaaaagttcaaacacttatctgtccatcaaggggagtttcagcagcaaacagtcccaacgcgtttcgtccttcatatacatacactgttcaaaaaaataaagggaacactaaaataacacatcctagatctgaatgaatgaaatattcttattaaatactttgttctttacatagttgaatgtgctgacaacaaaatcacacaaaaattatcaatggaaatcaaatttattaacccatggaggtctggatttggagtcacactcaaaattaaagtggaaaaacacactacaggctgatccaactttgatgtaatgtccttaaaacaagtcaaaatgaggctcagtagtgtgtgtggcctccacgtgcctgtatgacctccctacaatgcaggggcatgctcctgatgaggtggcagatgtctcctgagggatctcctcccagacctagactaaagcatccgccaactcctgggcagtctgtggtgtaacgtggcgttggtggagggagcgagacatgatgtcccaaatgtactcaattggattcaggtctggggaatggccgggccagtccatagcatcaatgccttcgtcttgtaaGAACTGCTGactcactccagccacatgaggtctaacattgtcttgcattacccagggccaaccgcaccagcatatggtctcactaggggtctgagcatctcatctcggtacctaatggcagtcaggctacccctggcgagcacatggagggctgtgcggccccccaaagaaatctcaccccacaccattactgacccactgccaaaccggtcatgctggaggatgttgcatgcagcagaacgttctccttggcatctccagactctgtcacatctgtcacatgtgctcagtgagaacctgatttcatctgtgaagagcacagggcgccagtggtgaatttgccaatcttggtgttctctggcaaatgccaaacatcctgcacggtgttgggctgtaagcacaacccccacctgtggaagtcgggccctcataccaccctcatggagtctgtttctgattgtttgagtagacacatgcacatttgtggtttgctggaggtcattttgcagggctctggcagtgctcctcctgttcctccttgcacaaaggcggaggtagcggtcctgcagctgggttgttgccctcctacggcctcctccatgtctcctgatgtactggcctgtttcctggtagcacctccatgctctggacactacgctgacagacacagcaaacctttttgccacaactcacattgatgtgccatcctggatgagctgcactacctgagccacatgtgtgggttgtagggaggtcatacaagcacgtggaggccacacacactactgagcctcatttttacttgttttacggacattacatcaaagttagatcagcctgtagtgtgtttttccactttaattttgagtgtgactccaaatccagacctccatgggttaataaatttgatttccattgataatttttgtgtgattttgttgtcacattcaactatgtaaagaacaaagtatttaataagaatatttcattcattcagatctaggatgtgttattttagtgttccctttatttttttgagcagtgtatatatatatatatatatatatatatatatgcgaaagccctcactcactcacttccAGATATGTTAAGAAGCTAAAATtttacataggtattctgcaggtggaaaataggaaaactacttaattcgaattttaataaaactcctctaaggggatgaaaatgggggttgacataatgatgtcattatcgatgcgtggcttgcgttgtttgAACGATAATGCCCACCCGGACAATTTGATCAAAATTTAGAATGCACTTCCAGTGGAAAAGAATTCCATAGAAGGCATACACGCTAACTGAAGAAGCAAAAAAGGAAGAAATGTTAGTAGGGGTCTGTGCGGGTGACAGGCTGGGGAGGGAATGGAGGTTACACACCTCCGTTCCCCTCCGGTGGGCGGCATCTCACAGTGGCATTTGGTACGGTGGCAGGCTTCCAGTACGGAGGGACTTGCATCCATTAGGATTCAAGTCCCTTCAATCAGATTGCAGCAGTTTGAATGGTGAGCCAAAAACATATTTTTAGGttcgacagccaccagcactgtttttGCCTGTTAAATTGACCATAACTAATTTGaataggtcctggaccaccaatccaaggcacccctgcaaatgtcctgaggcaccccatggtgcctagacacacagtttgggaaccaatgcCCTACAGCCATCACTACAATATTCCCCTTCTTCCCAGTGTGAACAGATACTTGTCGTTACGGCTTCCGCGGACCGGTGAGTACCGCCTACGGTCGTAATCCTTATGCACCCTTACAGAAATACACAAGCAGGTTACTTCACCTGGGCAAGGGTAACAGTCTCTGAAGAATGGTGTAGATGAGGTACAGGATACTGGCTATGACAAGGATTCAGGAATTGGGCAGAGCAAACATGAACTCAAAACTGTGACATGAAAACTGGCTGAGAAACTGATTAGAAACAACAGAACTTAAAATAAGCTGAAACAAAACTATAACTGGCCCTGACTCTCAGGgctcactagcatttaacatacagTAAATAAAGGCCAATTACAAAGACAGGCctaaacagcaatgcactgcagctgGGTAAAGTAATCAGGTGAGAGCAGCATGTTTCAGCTGATTACCCCAGCTTGGACTGCTCTTCAAACAACAGCACCTCTGACAGCTCAGTGGTGCTGCAGGTCAGAGACACAATAGCAGCACCTTTGACAGCCCAGAAGTACTGCAGGCAAGAACATAATAGCAGCACTCCTGGAAGCAAACCAAGACGAACTGCATGCAAGAACATAATAGCAGCAACCCTGGTAGCCTAGAGGCACTGCAGGCAAGAACATACTTTAATAGCAGCTCCCCTGGCAGCCAAGAGGCACTACTGCCAAGAATATGATAGCAGCACCCCTTTCAGCCTAGAGGTACTGCAGGCAAGAACATATTAGCAGCAACCCTGGAAGCCTAGAGGTACTGCAGGCAAGAACATAATAGCAACAACCCTGGTAGCCTAGAGGTACAGTACCTCAGGCAGGAacataatagcagcacccctggcagccaAGAGGTACTACAGCCAAGAACATGATAGCAGCACCCCTGTCAGCTTAGAAGTGCTGCAGGCAAGAACAtattagcagcacccctggcagcccagaggtactgcaggtaaGAACATAATAGCAGTACCTctggcagcccagag
Proteins encoded in this region:
- the LOC135057377 gene encoding olfactory receptor 5V1-like, whose translation is MIVILFISYLVVICGNVTIIAVICVAPNMHTPMYIFLMNLSVIDIASTSNIIPKLLYMLITKYNIISFWECIAQLYVFLLLGSTEVVLLTAMAYDRYVAICHPLNYITKMSIIHCAGLLVTAWTFGFLNPIGHAVLISKMSFCASHGISHIFCDIAPLLKISCSDVSAVEMLNYTEGTILGFITFLFTLVSYIFIISAILNIKSAKGQSKAFSTCSSHLTCIILLYGTIISLHIQPTSNYSSKQDKWFSLVYAVLVPMLNPFIYSLKNKDVKDVLLKFKKKCVWENI